The following proteins are encoded in a genomic region of Pikeienuella piscinae:
- a CDS encoding NAD(P)/FAD-dependent oxidoreductase, with translation MDSVDAVVVGAGAVGLAIARELAMDGRDILVIERNDSFGMETSSRNNEVVHSGVFHRPGSPQAALCRRGREMIYAYCAARGVQTKRTGKLILANSETDRGWLAGVFELGLENDCGDLEWLEREQVSRLEPEITCHSAILSPSTGIMDTHNLMLAFLGDAETAGALVAFRSEVTNVEPVAGGFRVAVAGHSGEQTDVLCRTLINAAGPWSAELARNIRGMPEAALPKVHFAKGTFFKYHGAPPFSRLVVPSQPAWRNGGIFTLDLGGQGKFGPDEEWVNVVEYGLDNGRAAGVANAIRNYWPNVRTEALSAEYAGVRPRLNGPGEPPIDWLLQGPDLHGQEGLINLFGIESPGVTSSLAIAEEVAQMVEGAPSPFARVADQHSQQDEN, from the coding sequence GTGGACTCAGTCGACGCTGTCGTAGTCGGCGCTGGCGCCGTCGGTCTCGCTATCGCCCGAGAACTGGCCATGGACGGCCGGGATATCCTCGTGATCGAACGCAATGACTCATTCGGAATGGAAACGAGTTCACGCAACAACGAGGTCGTCCACTCGGGCGTCTTTCACAGGCCCGGAAGTCCGCAGGCGGCGCTCTGCCGGCGTGGGCGAGAGATGATCTACGCCTATTGCGCCGCACGCGGCGTCCAGACGAAGCGGACCGGCAAGCTCATTCTGGCGAATTCCGAGACGGATCGCGGTTGGCTGGCCGGTGTTTTCGAACTTGGGCTAGAGAATGACTGCGGCGATCTCGAATGGCTCGAACGCGAACAAGTTTCGCGGCTGGAGCCGGAGATTACCTGTCATTCGGCTATCCTCTCGCCATCGACCGGCATCATGGATACCCACAATCTCATGCTGGCCTTTCTGGGTGACGCGGAGACGGCGGGCGCACTCGTCGCGTTTCGCTCTGAGGTCACAAATGTCGAACCGGTTGCGGGCGGGTTCCGAGTCGCCGTCGCCGGCCACTCGGGCGAACAAACTGACGTACTCTGCCGCACGCTCATCAACGCTGCCGGCCCGTGGTCGGCTGAACTGGCGCGAAACATTCGCGGCATGCCGGAAGCAGCGCTGCCGAAGGTTCATTTTGCGAAAGGAACCTTCTTCAAATATCATGGGGCGCCGCCGTTCTCGCGGCTTGTCGTCCCTTCGCAACCCGCTTGGCGGAACGGCGGGATATTCACCCTTGACCTCGGCGGCCAGGGGAAGTTCGGACCCGACGAAGAATGGGTCAATGTTGTCGAATACGGACTCGACAACGGTCGCGCCGCCGGTGTGGCGAACGCGATCCGGAACTATTGGCCGAATGTTCGGACCGAAGCGTTGAGCGCCGAATACGCCGGCGTGCGCCCTCGTCTTAACGGCCCCGGTGAGCCACCGATCGACTGGCTGTTGCAAGGCCCAGACCTGCACGGGCAAGAAGGGCTCATCAACCTCTTCGGCATCGAGAGTCCCGGCGTCACCTCGTCGCTCGCAATCGCCGAGGAAGTCGCACAGATGGTCGAAGGCGCGCCATCACCGTTCGCCCGAGTCGCCGACCAACATTCTCAACAGGACGAGAATTGA
- a CDS encoding heavy metal translocating P-type ATPase: MSETEREEAGGGRSGAERRASVRAAPDGSGLCVISVPGVRCSGCVASIERALRACPDVVFARVNLTLRRACVTLRSADVDPSPVFEALSALGYEGQPIDLAEETGGPDRGASRDLLRAIAVAGFGAMNVMLLSVAVWSGAEGATRETFHLISGMIAVPVVAYAGRPFFRSAFAALRSGRLNMDVPIALAVLLALALSLAELARGGEHVFFDAAVTLLFFLLTGRYLDQLMRERALSAVTGLARLAPKGAMARMPDGSLRWTPLDAITAGMALYIGPGERAPVDIRVLTGETDVDRSLVTGEAMPVTAGAGAVLEAGTLNLTGGIEATALRTAEESFLAEMTRMLSAAESGRGAYVRIADRAARLYAPVVHLLALATFIGWILATGDWRISIFVAISVLIITCPCALGLAVPVAHVVAAGRLMRDGVLMKDGSALERLAEIDLAVFDKTGTLTTGAARVSRAPLGAADRGAAKALALHSAHPAARAIAADLPDSPSDARDVNETPGFGIEGVVSGRRARLGRPDWVAEIAAGPAAEAAPAFAFEGAAASAFALSEDLRPGARTAIAMLRAAGVPTIMLTGDERRRAARVAELAGVESFRAGATPAEKVACLEAFRAEGRRTLMVGDGLNDTAALAAAHVSMAPSDAADAGRAAADFVFLRDDLGAVPMTRKVAKATARTVRQNFGLAIAYNCIAIPLAAAGMVTPLVAALAMSASSIVVIGNSLRLNAKEPAPANAATNSLRTATA; encoded by the coding sequence ATGTCTGAGACTGAACGCGAAGAAGCAGGCGGCGGGCGCAGCGGCGCCGAGCGCCGCGCTTCAGTGCGAGCGGCCCCCGACGGAAGCGGCCTCTGCGTGATCTCCGTTCCCGGCGTGCGCTGCAGCGGGTGCGTCGCGTCGATTGAACGCGCGCTTCGCGCCTGCCCGGACGTCGTCTTCGCGCGGGTCAATCTGACATTGCGGCGCGCATGCGTGACGCTCCGGAGCGCGGATGTCGATCCGTCGCCGGTATTCGAGGCGCTGTCCGCGCTGGGATACGAAGGTCAGCCGATCGACCTCGCCGAGGAAACGGGGGGCCCGGATCGCGGCGCGAGTCGGGATTTGTTGCGCGCGATCGCGGTGGCGGGGTTCGGCGCGATGAACGTCATGCTGCTCTCCGTCGCCGTCTGGTCGGGGGCGGAAGGCGCCACCCGCGAGACGTTCCATCTGATCTCCGGCATGATCGCCGTCCCCGTTGTGGCCTATGCCGGCCGGCCGTTCTTTCGCTCCGCATTCGCCGCGCTGCGGAGCGGGCGGCTGAACATGGATGTTCCAATCGCGCTGGCGGTCCTGCTGGCGCTGGCTCTCAGCCTCGCCGAACTGGCGCGCGGCGGCGAGCATGTCTTCTTCGACGCCGCGGTCACGCTACTCTTCTTTCTGTTGACCGGACGTTACCTGGATCAACTCATGCGCGAGCGGGCGTTGAGCGCCGTCACCGGGCTGGCCCGGCTGGCCCCGAAAGGCGCGATGGCCCGGATGCCCGACGGATCGTTGCGCTGGACGCCGCTTGACGCGATCACCGCCGGCATGGCGCTTTACATCGGCCCGGGCGAGCGCGCGCCGGTCGATATCCGCGTTCTGACGGGTGAAACCGATGTCGACCGGTCGCTGGTCACCGGTGAGGCGATGCCGGTCACGGCCGGCGCCGGCGCGGTGCTGGAGGCCGGGACGCTGAACCTGACAGGGGGGATCGAGGCGACGGCGCTGCGTACGGCTGAAGAGTCCTTTCTGGCGGAGATGACAAGGATGCTGAGCGCGGCCGAAAGCGGCCGCGGCGCCTATGTCCGCATCGCCGACCGCGCAGCCCGGCTTTACGCGCCGGTCGTTCATCTTCTGGCGCTGGCGACCTTCATCGGCTGGATCCTCGCCACGGGCGACTGGCGCATCTCGATCTTCGTCGCGATCAGCGTGCTGATCATCACCTGCCCCTGCGCGCTGGGACTCGCGGTTCCGGTCGCGCATGTCGTCGCGGCGGGCCGGCTGATGCGGGACGGCGTCCTGATGAAAGACGGATCGGCTCTCGAGCGTCTCGCGGAGATTGATCTCGCGGTGTTCGACAAGACCGGAACCCTGACCACCGGCGCGGCGCGCGTCTCTCGTGCGCCGCTCGGCGCCGCCGACCGGGGCGCGGCGAAGGCGCTGGCGCTGCATTCCGCTCATCCGGCGGCGCGCGCGATCGCGGCCGACCTGCCCGATAGCCCATCCGACGCGCGGGATGTGAACGAGACGCCCGGTTTCGGGATAGAGGGCGTCGTCAGCGGCCGGCGCGCCCGTCTCGGCAGGCCGGACTGGGTGGCGGAGATCGCCGCCGGACCGGCAGCGGAGGCGGCCCCCGCCTTCGCTTTCGAGGGCGCAGCCGCATCAGCGTTCGCCCTTTCGGAAGATCTGCGTCCGGGGGCGCGGACGGCGATCGCCATGCTTCGTGCTGCGGGCGTCCCGACCATCATGCTGACGGGGGACGAACGCCGGCGCGCCGCCCGCGTCGCCGAGTTGGCCGGCGTGGAGTCATTCCGCGCTGGCGCGACGCCGGCCGAGAAAGTCGCCTGTCTCGAAGCATTCCGGGCTGAAGGACGCCGGACCCTGATGGTCGGCGACGGGTTGAACGACACCGCGGCGCTGGCGGCGGCGCATGTGTCGATGGCGCCTTCCGACGCGGCGGACGCCGGCCGCGCGGCGGCGGATTTCGTCTTTCTGCGCGACGACCTCGGGGCTGTTCCGATGACCCGCAAGGTCGCGAAGGCGACGGCGCGCACCGTGCGTCAGAATTTCGGCCTGGCGATCGCCTATAACTGCATCGCCATACCGCTCGCTGCGGCGGGCATGGTCACGCCGCTGGTCGCGGCGCTGGCGATGTCTGCGTCCTCGATCGTCGTCATTGGCAATTCGCTGCGGCTGAACGCGAAGGAGCCTGCACCGGCGAATGCGGCGACAAACAGCTTGCGGACGGCGACGGCATGA
- the ccoS gene encoding cbb3-type cytochrome oxidase assembly protein CcoS codes for MTILTILIPVTLVMGVVGLGAFFWSLRSGQYEDLEGDGARILFEDAEAPLPDRSISATHRTSTETTT; via the coding sequence ATGACGATCCTCACCATCCTCATACCGGTCACGCTCGTCATGGGCGTGGTCGGGCTCGGCGCATTTTTCTGGAGCCTCCGGAGCGGTCAGTACGAAGATCTGGAAGGCGACGGCGCGCGCATCCTCTTCGAGGACGCCGAGGCGCCGCTGCCGGACCGCTCTATTTCAGCCACGCACAGGACCAGCACGGAGACCACGACATGA
- the ccoN gene encoding cytochrome-c oxidase, cbb3-type subunit I, with product MMAQLTRAERRTVLMILAIAALVGLLMAVAGKDDPMGVHGWIVIAFAGVLFFIAGNAIYDPEPTEDRSISYYDDPTKVGIVLSLCWAVVGMGVGVWVASMLAWPDLRFDAAWSSFGRMRPVHTSGVIFGFGGNALIATSFHIMQRTSRARMPGQITPWFVLLGFNLFCVIAASGYLMGITQSKEYAEPEWYADIWLVVVWVVYFILYIRTLARRNEPHIYVANWYYMAFILVVAVLHIVNNLAVPASFAAAKSYSAFAGVQDAMTQWWYGHNAVAFFLTSGFLGMLYYFLPKRAERPIYSYRLSILSFWGITFFYIWVGSHHLHYTALPHWVQTLGMTFSIMLLVPSWASAGNALMTLNGAWRKVRDDATLRFMMVAAVFYGLSTFEGSFLAIRPVNALSHYTDWTVGHVHAGAMGWVALIVFGSIYALTPVLWRRETMYSWKAVEWHFWLAVSGVVIYVFAMWNSGIIQGLMWRTYTESGTLKYSFLDSLVAMHPYYIARAFGGCCSWPERSSRSGTS from the coding sequence ATGATGGCTCAATTGACCCGGGCGGAGCGCCGCACCGTTCTGATGATCCTGGCTATCGCCGCCCTGGTCGGGCTGCTGATGGCGGTCGCCGGAAAAGACGACCCGATGGGCGTCCACGGCTGGATCGTCATCGCGTTCGCCGGCGTTCTCTTCTTCATCGCAGGGAACGCGATCTACGACCCCGAGCCGACCGAGGATCGTTCGATCTCCTATTACGACGACCCTACGAAGGTCGGCATCGTCCTCTCGCTTTGCTGGGCCGTGGTCGGCATGGGCGTCGGGGTCTGGGTCGCCTCCATGCTCGCCTGGCCCGACCTCCGCTTCGACGCGGCCTGGTCGAGCTTTGGCCGCATGCGCCCGGTGCACACATCGGGCGTGATCTTTGGCTTTGGCGGCAACGCCCTGATCGCCACATCTTTCCACATCATGCAGCGCACGTCCCGCGCGCGCATGCCGGGACAGATCACGCCGTGGTTCGTGCTGCTGGGTTTCAACCTCTTCTGCGTCATCGCCGCCAGCGGCTACCTGATGGGCATAACCCAGTCGAAGGAATACGCCGAGCCGGAATGGTACGCGGATATCTGGCTGGTAGTCGTCTGGGTGGTCTACTTCATTCTCTACATCCGCACGCTGGCGCGCCGGAACGAGCCGCATATCTACGTCGCGAACTGGTACTACATGGCGTTCATACTGGTCGTGGCGGTGCTGCATATCGTAAACAATCTGGCCGTGCCCGCGTCCTTCGCCGCCGCCAAGAGCTATTCGGCGTTCGCGGGCGTTCAGGACGCGATGACGCAGTGGTGGTACGGCCATAACGCCGTCGCGTTCTTCCTTACCTCCGGTTTCCTCGGCATGCTCTATTACTTCCTGCCGAAACGGGCGGAGCGGCCGATCTATTCCTACCGGCTGTCGATCCTCAGCTTCTGGGGGATCACCTTCTTCTACATCTGGGTGGGCTCGCATCACCTTCATTACACCGCCCTACCGCACTGGGTTCAGACCCTTGGCATGACCTTCTCGATCATGCTGCTGGTGCCTTCATGGGCGTCAGCCGGCAACGCGTTGATGACGCTGAACGGCGCATGGCGGAAAGTCCGCGACGACGCGACGCTGCGTTTCATGATGGTCGCGGCGGTCTTTTACGGCCTGTCGACATTCGAGGGCTCCTTTCTGGCGATCCGTCCGGTCAACGCGCTTTCGCACTATACCGACTGGACCGTCGGTCACGTCCACGCCGGCGCCATGGGCTGGGTGGCGCTGATCGTCTTCGGCTCCATCTATGCGCTGACCCCGGTGCTCTGGCGGCGTGAAACGATGTATTCCTGGAAGGCGGTCGAGTGGCATTTCTGGCTCGCCGTCTCCGGCGTCGTCATCTACGTCTTCGCCATGTGGAACAGCGGCATCATCCAGGGGCTGATGTGGCGCACATACACCGAGAGCGGCACGCTGAAATATTCGTTTCTCGACTCCCTTGTGGCGATGCACCCCTACTACATCGCGCGCGCATTCGGGGGCTGCTGTTCCTGGCCGGAGCGATCATCGCGCTCTGGAACGTCGTGA
- the ccoO gene encoding cytochrome-c oxidase, cbb3-type subunit II yields the protein MFRTLLKPFERFFDFHARTHYRAERHSMALTVGIILAAGVGGIVEIAPLFTIDETVEAAPDMRVYTPLEQAGRDIYIREGCYACHSQMIRTLRDEVERYGPYSLAVESQYDHPMLWGSKRTGPDLARLGNKYSDDWQVRHLVNPRDLVPESVMPQYAFLLTERLEVESLSDRLAALRTLGVPYSDEMIANAADDALGQASPDSDKAEGALERYGDATNIRSFDGDAGRLTEMDALVAYLQILGGLTDLPARIETAAEE from the coding sequence ATGTTCAGGACCCTTCTCAAACCCTTCGAGCGGTTCTTCGACTTCCATGCGAGGACCCATTACCGGGCCGAGCGGCATTCGATGGCGCTGACCGTCGGCATCATCCTGGCGGCGGGGGTCGGCGGCATCGTCGAGATCGCCCCGCTCTTCACCATCGACGAAACGGTGGAGGCCGCGCCGGACATGCGCGTCTACACCCCGCTCGAACAGGCCGGGCGCGACATCTACATCCGCGAGGGGTGCTACGCGTGCCATAGCCAGATGATCCGCACCCTGCGTGACGAGGTGGAGCGATACGGCCCCTATTCGCTGGCGGTCGAAAGCCAGTACGACCATCCGATGCTCTGGGGCTCCAAGCGCACCGGGCCCGATCTGGCGCGGCTCGGCAACAAGTATTCCGACGACTGGCAGGTCCGGCACCTGGTGAACCCGCGCGATCTGGTTCCCGAATCCGTCATGCCGCAATACGCGTTCCTGCTCACCGAGAGGCTGGAGGTCGAAAGCCTGTCCGACCGCCTCGCAGCGCTCCGCACACTCGGCGTGCCTTATTCGGATGAGATGATCGCGAACGCCGCCGACGACGCGCTCGGGCAGGCGAGCCCGGACTCGGACAAGGCGGAAGGGGCGCTGGAGCGTTATGGCGACGCGACGAACATCCGCTCCTTCGACGGCGACGCCGGGCGACTGACGGAGATGGACGCGCTGGTCGCGTATCTTCAGATCCTCGGAGGTCTGACCGACCTGCCGGCGCGGATTGAGACGGCGGCGGAGGAGTAA
- a CDS encoding cbb3-type cytochrome oxidase subunit 3, protein MDISHEWLVGFAKAFGLFYLIALSIGITAYAFWPSLGKRFDRAAKSILNDEDGPCR, encoded by the coding sequence ATGGACATTTCGCATGAATGGCTCGTCGGGTTCGCAAAAGCCTTCGGACTTTTCTACCTGATCGCGCTTTCGATCGGAATCACCGCCTACGCCTTCTGGCCGAGCCTGGGAAAACGCTTCGACCGGGCGGCGAAGAGCATTCTCAATGATGAGGACGGGCCATGTCGGTAA
- the ccoP gene encoding cytochrome-c oxidase, cbb3-type subunit III, whose protein sequence is MSVKERDPLTGHMTTGHEWNGITELNTRVPPPIWWFIGITHVWALVIWILLPTWPLVTTYTKGLLGLDQREEVEEKVVAANVARSDWADRIADLPVDEIRADPVLMSRVNDTAHALFGDNCAGCHGADAAGGPGFPSLVDSAWLWGGDADAIMETLRVGINSQHPDTHFGQMLAFGRDGMLSRDEIRAVAAYVQTLSDAGDVAAEGAAADDEATDAPDGAQLFADNCSSCHGEDGGGDTTLGAPDLTDDFWIYGGDEETLFQTVWGGRQGWMPTWEDRLSEVERKILATYILELGGKDAP, encoded by the coding sequence ATGTCGGTAAAGGAACGAGATCCGCTCACCGGCCATATGACGACAGGCCACGAATGGAACGGCATCACCGAGTTGAACACCCGGGTGCCGCCGCCGATCTGGTGGTTCATCGGGATCACCCATGTCTGGGCGCTTGTCATATGGATCCTGCTGCCGACCTGGCCGCTGGTCACGACCTACACCAAGGGCCTTCTCGGACTGGACCAGCGCGAAGAGGTCGAGGAAAAGGTCGTCGCCGCGAATGTCGCGCGTTCGGACTGGGCCGACCGGATCGCCGATCTTCCGGTCGACGAGATTCGCGCCGATCCTGTGCTCATGTCGCGGGTGAACGACACGGCGCACGCCCTCTTTGGCGACAACTGCGCCGGCTGCCACGGGGCGGACGCAGCCGGTGGGCCGGGCTTTCCCAGCCTGGTCGATTCGGCCTGGCTCTGGGGCGGCGACGCGGACGCGATCATGGAGACGCTGCGCGTCGGCATCAATTCGCAGCATCCGGACACTCATTTCGGTCAAATGCTCGCCTTCGGCCGCGACGGCATGCTGTCGCGCGACGAAATCCGCGCCGTGGCCGCTTATGTCCAGACGCTTTCGGACGCCGGCGACGTGGCGGCGGAGGGCGCCGCCGCGGATGACGAAGCAACGGATGCGCCGGATGGAGCGCAACTCTTCGCCGACAACTGCTCAAGCTGCCATGGCGAGGATGGCGGCGGCGACACCACGCTCGGCGCGCCCGACCTGACCGACGATTTCTGGATCTATGGCGGGGACGAAGAGACGCTTTTCCAGACGGTCTGGGGCGGGCGGCAGGGCTGGATGCCAACCTGGGAGGACCGGCTCAGCGAGGTGGAGCGCAAGATCCTCGCCACGTATATTCTCGAGCTCGGTGGAAAGGACGCGCCATGA
- a CDS encoding DUF2189 domain-containing protein — protein sequence MLSDRTDPPPPDEPHADGVIPEVVPPLPRENRRARNLPWRTAFDWLRGGWADLWTNPAPSLLYGVAVFVVSAFVVWFLFRLELDYALFPALAGFMVVGPLIANGLYEKSRRLETGEHANFADMIFVKPRSGRQALFMGVMLLGLFMLWMRAAVLIYALFFGLVPFPGVDDVAAMLFFTPTGWALLLVGSFVGALFAAFAFAISVFAVPMLLEEDTDALSALGISMAMVWSNLPVMLAWGAIVMALFAFSVVTGFIGLIFVFPVLGHATWRAYRALRGEDRKDLESERMFIQPA from the coding sequence ATGCTGAGTGACCGCACCGACCCGCCGCCGCCTGATGAGCCGCACGCCGACGGCGTCATTCCGGAGGTTGTCCCGCCGCTCCCGCGCGAGAACAGGCGCGCCCGCAATCTGCCGTGGCGGACCGCTTTCGACTGGCTGCGCGGCGGCTGGGCGGATCTCTGGACCAATCCCGCCCCCAGTCTACTCTACGGCGTCGCCGTCTTCGTGGTCTCCGCTTTCGTGGTCTGGTTCCTCTTTCGTCTGGAGCTTGACTATGCGCTCTTCCCGGCGCTCGCCGGGTTCATGGTCGTCGGTCCGCTCATCGCCAACGGGCTCTACGAGAAAAGCCGCCGACTGGAGACCGGCGAGCACGCGAACTTCGCCGACATGATCTTCGTCAAGCCGCGCTCCGGCCGTCAGGCGCTGTTCATGGGTGTGATGCTGCTTGGGCTTTTCATGCTCTGGATGCGGGCGGCGGTGCTGATCTACGCGCTCTTTTTCGGCCTGGTCCCCTTCCCCGGCGTCGACGATGTCGCCGCGATGCTGTTCTTCACTCCGACCGGCTGGGCCCTGCTCCTGGTCGGCAGTTTCGTCGGCGCGCTTTTCGCCGCCTTCGCGTTCGCGATCAGCGTTTTCGCGGTGCCGATGCTGCTGGAGGAGGACACCGACGCGCTCTCCGCCCTGGGGATCAGCATGGCGATGGTCTGGAGCAATCTGCCGGTCATGCTGGCCTGGGGCGCGATCGTGATGGCGCTTTTCGCTTTCTCAGTCGTCACCGGGTTCATCGGCCTGATCTTCGTATTCCCGGTGCTCGGCCACGCCACATGGCGCGCCTATCGCGCCCTGCGCGGCGAGGATCGGAAAGACCTGGAAAGCGAGCGCATGTTCATTCAGCCGGCGTGA
- a CDS encoding DUF4255 domain-containing protein produces MINDALEYVRRELRDHLGVTDGEVAIESARVLVENDGPDGVLITLVNIEEESALRNTPHVARVGGQPVEREPSVYMNLYLQFSFDFQDYGASLLNLSNTIALFQHRRYFSPEDASAGNPFPAGLRRLIFEHHNMSFEALNNLWSVMGGALYPSVIYKMRMVEVRHIQPDVPADPITAIAVDTVRR; encoded by the coding sequence ATGATAAACGATGCACTTGAATACGTTCGTCGCGAACTTCGTGACCATCTGGGCGTGACAGATGGCGAGGTGGCGATCGAAAGCGCCAGGGTCCTTGTCGAGAACGACGGACCGGACGGCGTGCTCATCACACTGGTGAACATCGAGGAGGAGTCGGCGCTCCGCAACACGCCGCATGTCGCCCGGGTCGGCGGACAACCGGTCGAGCGCGAGCCTTCAGTCTACATGAACCTCTATCTCCAGTTCAGTTTCGACTTTCAGGATTACGGCGCCAGCCTGCTCAACCTCTCCAACACGATCGCGCTATTCCAGCATCGCCGCTACTTTTCGCCGGAGGACGCGTCGGCGGGCAATCCCTTTCCCGCCGGGCTCCGCCGGCTGATCTTCGAGCACCACAACATGAGCTTCGAGGCGCTGAACAATCTCTGGTCGGTGATGGGCGGCGCGCTCTATCCCTCGGTGATCTACAAGATGCGCATGGTGGAGGTCCGGCATATCCAGCCGGACGTTCCGGCAGATCCGATCACCGCCATCGCCGTAGACACCGTGCGCCGATGA
- a CDS encoding phage tail sheath family protein has product MRNLSTPGVTVEEITTFPPSIAPVATAIPAFIGYTERAAEADTTPLTGVSRRITSLLEYEALYGRSSPEALSVIARKRVGANGALIGVSVNFDTAPPPVPASLMYFALQHYFANGGGPCYIHSIGAFGGAVSQGDFTGAITALEAVDEVTLLVFPDATRVAQNSIHGNIVLAALQSCASTQDRFAIADVRNAQPGGTVTAQDVANNFRNAVGASSVDLLKYGAAYFPYLRTSIPRITDDASVTVVAASELITVADDGTETVTPLVPDSGDPTTGTDVTLDADVLQGDGASIPGETAVVNAIRVFLSTAFVTLPPSAAVAGVYARVDRTRGVHKAPANVGVFNVIGPAVPITDDLNGALNADPTAGKSVNVIRNFTGKGTLVWGARTLAGNDQENRYVPVRRFLNFAEESIEKAIGAFVFEPNSANTWVRVRTMIENFLLNQWRAGALVGAKPEQAFDVKVGLNQTMTADDILNGLMVVRIGVAIVRPAEFIVLEFQQLQQQG; this is encoded by the coding sequence ATGCGAAACCTTTCAACTCCCGGTGTGACGGTCGAGGAGATCACGACATTTCCCCCGTCCATCGCGCCGGTGGCGACCGCGATCCCGGCTTTCATCGGCTATACCGAACGCGCCGCGGAGGCAGATACGACGCCGCTCACCGGCGTCTCGCGGCGGATCACCTCGCTGCTTGAATACGAGGCGCTCTACGGCCGTTCCTCCCCCGAGGCTTTGAGCGTCATCGCGCGGAAACGCGTCGGCGCGAACGGGGCGCTGATCGGCGTCAGCGTCAATTTCGACACCGCGCCGCCGCCGGTTCCGGCCAGTCTGATGTATTTCGCTCTGCAACACTATTTCGCCAATGGCGGCGGGCCCTGCTACATTCATTCGATCGGGGCCTTCGGGGGGGCGGTCAGTCAGGGGGACTTCACCGGCGCGATCACCGCGCTCGAAGCCGTGGACGAAGTGACCTTGCTGGTCTTTCCCGATGCGACGCGGGTGGCGCAGAACTCGATCCACGGCAATATCGTTCTCGCGGCGCTCCAGTCCTGCGCCTCCACGCAGGACAGGTTCGCCATCGCCGATGTCCGGAACGCTCAGCCCGGCGGCACAGTGACGGCGCAGGACGTCGCCAACAATTTCCGCAACGCCGTCGGCGCCAGCAGCGTCGATCTGCTGAAATACGGCGCGGCCTATTTCCCCTATCTGCGCACCTCGATACCGCGTATCACCGACGACGCCTCCGTCACGGTGGTCGCGGCGTCGGAACTGATCACCGTCGCCGATGACGGAACGGAGACGGTGACGCCTCTCGTCCCCGACAGCGGCGACCCGACGACGGGAACCGACGTGACGCTGGACGCCGACGTTCTTCAGGGCGACGGCGCGTCCATTCCGGGGGAGACGGCGGTCGTGAACGCGATCCGCGTCTTTCTCAGCACGGCCTTCGTTACTCTGCCGCCTTCGGCCGCGGTCGCCGGGGTCTACGCGCGGGTCGATCGAACGCGCGGCGTTCACAAGGCGCCCGCCAATGTCGGCGTATTCAACGTCATCGGACCGGCGGTGCCGATCACCGACGACCTCAACGGCGCGCTCAATGCGGATCCGACCGCGGGCAAGTCGGTGAACGTGATCCGCAACTTCACCGGCAAGGGCACGCTGGTCTGGGGCGCGCGGACGCTGGCCGGCAACGACCAGGAAAACCGCTATGTGCCGGTTCGGCGCTTCCTGAACTTCGCGGAGGAAAGCATCGAAAAAGCCATCGGGGCCTTCGTCTTCGAACCGAACAGCGCCAACACCTGGGTGCGGGTCCGCACGATGATCGAGAATTTCCTGCTTAACCAGTGGCGCGCAGGAGCACTGGTGGGCGCGAAGCCGGAGCAGGCTTTCGACGTGAAGGTCGGGCTGAACCAGACGATGACGGCGGACGACATTCTGAACGGGCTGATGGTTGTGCGGATCGGCGTCGCCATCGTCCGCCCGGCCGAGTTCATCGTGCTGGAATTCCAGCAATTGCAGCAGCAGGGCTGA
- a CDS encoding phage tail protein: MEEYPLPKFHFQAEWAGARIGFTEVSGLGVETEVIEYREGVSPEYSKLKIPGMQKYANVTMKRGVFASDNEFFEWWNTVALNKIERRDITISLLDEEHAPVMVWKLKNAWPTKIISTDLKADGNETAIESVEVVCDSQSIQND, from the coding sequence ATGGAAGAATATCCCCTCCCGAAATTTCACTTCCAGGCGGAATGGGCGGGTGCCCGGATCGGCTTCACCGAAGTTTCGGGTCTCGGCGTCGAGACCGAGGTGATCGAATATCGCGAAGGCGTCAGCCCGGAATATTCGAAACTGAAGATCCCGGGCATGCAGAAATACGCCAACGTCACGATGAAACGAGGCGTCTTCGCGTCGGACAACGAATTCTTCGAGTGGTGGAACACCGTCGCGCTCAACAAGATCGAGCGGCGCGACATCACCATCAGCCTGCTGGATGAGGAACACGCGCCGGTCATGGTCTGGAAACTGAAGAACGCCTGGCCGACCAAGATCATCTCCACCGATCTCAAGGCGGACGGCAACGAGACCGCGATCGAGAGCGTGGAGGTCGTCTGCGACTCGCAGAGCATCCAGAACGACTGA